Proteins from one Candidatus Omnitrophota bacterium genomic window:
- a CDS encoding cold shock domain-containing protein, with translation MHTGKIKKVVLDRGFGFISDTDGREVFFHKSSLIGEKFENLTEETKVEFEIEKSDKGPRAIDIKVVA, from the coding sequence ATGCATACAGGAAAGATCAAGAAGGTGGTTTTAGACAGAGGGTTTGGTTTTATCAGCGATACAGACGGCAGAGAAGTGTTTTTCCATAAATCAAGCCTTATCGGAGAGAAATTCGAAAACCTGACAGAAGAGACTAAGGTTGAATTTGAGATTGAGAAATCCGATAAAGGCCCACGCGCAATTGATATAAAGGTTGTAGCTTAA